One window of Trifolium pratense cultivar HEN17-A07 linkage group LG5, ARS_RC_1.1, whole genome shotgun sequence genomic DNA carries:
- the LOC123886357 gene encoding cytochrome b561 and DOMON domain-containing protein At3g07570: MTIIQTSSSILVTCQDSCASNLVELQQPIPFDTKSLLCSPVWPDHNFILRYTKASSDVWSFIFSFPTNIKAYAAIGYSKDGNMVGSTAIVGWMPSPGAGGMKMYSLDGKSAKDVIPDKGELYMMNASIVPASTSLGYMIFQLKATQLTTKLLFAIGPNGVFPNYPDYALSKHSGQISLVIDYSKGTIREVSNLKLRRSHGILNIASWSILMIIGSIIARYFKQWDPIWFYLHASIQIFGFLAGIVGIFCGLVLSKKLDSKVTHHKNIAILIIVLGCLQVLAIKLRPGKDSRIRKYWNWYHYNIGRILICFAVANTFYGLHLGGEGSKWFLAYGVSIAILVIFAFILEIRKWIIVRKETNSTKIPSFPQSNVELAY, encoded by the exons ATGACAATAATTCAAACAAG TTCATCAATCCTTGTGACATGTCAAGATTCATGTGCCTCTAATTTGGTGGAACTTCAGCAACCAATTCCTTTTGATACAAAATCACTTCTTTGCAGTCCTGTTTGGCCTGATCACAATTTCATCCTCAGA TATACCAAGGCTTCATCAGATGTATGGAGCTTTATATTCTCATTCCCAACAAACATAAAAGCATATGCAGCTATAGGGTACTCAAAAGATGGTAACATGGTTGGTTCTACAGCAATTGTAGGGTGGATGCCCTCTCCAGGGGCAGGAGGAATGAAAATGTACTCTCTTGATGGAAAATCAGCAAAAGATGTGATTCCTGACAAAGGAGAACTTTATATGATGAATGCTTCCATAGTTCCAGCTAGCACTTCATTAGGTTACATGATTTTCCAATTGAAAGCTACACAACTTACTACAAAATTGTTATTTGCCATTGGACCAAATGGTGTATTTCCTAATTATCCAGATTATGCCTTGTCCAAACATAGTGGTCAAATATCATTGGTCATTGATTATTCAAAAG GTACAATTAGAGAAGTTTCTAATCTAAAACTTAGAAGAAGCCATGGCATCCTAAACATTGCATCATGGAGCATTCTAATGATAATAGGATCCATAATTGCACGTTATTTCAAGCAATGGGATCCCATTTGGTTTTATTTGCATGCTTCTATTCAAATATTTGGATTTCTAGCTGGCATAGTTGGAATATTTTGTGGACTTGTCTTGTCTAAGAAACTTGATTCTAAAGTAACTCATCACAAGAATATAGCAATTCTCATTATCGTTCTTGGATGCCTCCAG GTATTGGCCATTAAATTACGACCAGGAAAAGATTCAAGGATACGTAAATATTGGAATTGGTACCATTATAACATTGGAAGAATTTTGATTTGCTTTGCAGTGGCTAACACATTTTATGGACTCCATTTAGGAGGTGAAGGATCTAAGTGGTTTCTTGCTTATGGAGTTTCAATTGCAATCTTAGTTATTTTTGCTTTCATTTTGGAGATAAGAAAATGGATTATTGTTAGAAAAGAGACTAACTCCACAAAGATTCCATCTTTTCCTCAATCCAATGTGGAGTTAGCttactaa
- the LOC123885819 gene encoding DNA-directed RNA polymerase I subunit rpa43-like: MEELKVSEASLIVYIHPSKSNQVSKDVPRELSSLLFTYSDIFDGVVLAYDINSLYKCAKILPGVCPYFGVNLKVNMLLFSPKPNMLLEGKVEKITHDSIHVVVLGFSAAIIAEKDIRAEFVMKHDKGVYASKSHKRHVIKKETMIRFMVKSFDEETLQVYGSLIPDNTRSIHFVG; the protein is encoded by the coding sequence ATGGAAGAGTTAAAGGTTTCAGAAGCTAGTTTAATAGTTTACATTCATCCTTCTAAAAGCAATCAAGTTTCAAAAGATGTTCCTCGTGAACTCAGTTCTTTGCTTTTCACGTACAGTGATATATTCGACGGTGTCGTTTTGGCTTATGATATTAACTCGTTATACAAATGCGCAAAGATTCTTCCCGGTGTTTGTCCTTATTTTGGTGTTAATCTGAAGGTCAATATGTTGCTTTTTTCTCCCAAGCCAAATATGCTTTTAGAAGGAAAGGTAGAGAAAATTACACATGATTCGATTCATGTTGTTGTGCTTGGGTTTTCTGCTGCGATTATAGCCGAGAAAGATATCAGGGCAGAGTTCGTAATGAAACACGATAAAGGAGTGTATGCAAGCAAATCTCACAAGCGACACGTGATAAAGAAAGAGACCATGATTCGATTTATGGTGAAGAGCTTTGATGAAGAAACACTTCAGGTTTATGGATCTCTGATTCCAGATAACACAAGAAGCATACATTTTGTTGGATAA
- the LOC123885760 gene encoding cytochrome b561 and DOMON domain-containing protein At3g07570-like isoform X2 codes for MKAPLQLLFIITFLGSFLRARPETDSCTSNLNLKAPTPFDTTNLHCLSVWDAQGFILRYVQTSTNIWSFILSTPDTNSYIAIGFSASGSMVGSSAIVGWVASRGASGGIKQYYLGGVTANQLETTEPLSWLILATGSTGLFPAAPNYSLTKHLDKFSTRIDYSKANNGSSQVNGNSSSQGDGNSSQGDSCDSKLNLSIPLNFDITKLNCLSVWNAQGYILRYSQTSSNIWSFILSAPNQNSYISIGFSPNGGMVGSSAIVGWISSNGAIGGMKQYYLAGYAPNQVVPDRGNLAIINNSTLITSQSSRLYMVFQLQTNQPLSRLIYAVGPNGVFPTVPSFALMQHQDKVSVTVNYATGSSVLGNSYVNLKRSHGVLNILGWGIFIIMGAIVARYFKDWDQFWFNFHASVQSLGFILGLIGVITGLILNNQLNVDFNLHKALGIIILVLACLQVMAFVARPKKESKVRKHWNLYHHNIGRIVIILAIANIFYGIHLGKEGSQWMVAYGIVLAILLSIAVIFEIGLWSKD; via the exons ATGAAGGCACCTCTGCAGCTCCTCTTCATAATTACCTTTCTCGGTTCATTCCTCCGTGCAAGGCCAGAAACCGACTCTTGTACCAGCAATCTGAACCTCAAAGCTCCAACCCCTTTTGATACAACCAACCTCCACTGTCTTTCTGTATGGGATGCTCAAGGTTTCATCCTCAGG TATGTTCAGACTTCTACAAACATTTGGAGCTTCATTCTCTCAACTCCAGACACAAATTCTTACATAGCTATTGGATTTTCGGCCAGCGGCAGCATGGTAGGTTCAAGTGCAATTGTGGGGTGGGTGGCATCCAGAGGAGCTAGTGGAGGGATAAAGCAGTATTATCTCGGTGGGGTTACCGCAAATCAG TTAGAAACTACTGAACCTTTGTCCTGGTTGATACTTGCCACTGGATCCACTGGTTTATTCCCCGCAGCACCAAATTATTCGCTAACAAAACACCTAGACAAGTTTTCCACAAGAATAGACTACTCAAAAG CAAACAATGGAAGTTCACAAGTGAATGGAAATTCTTCTTCACAAGGAGATGGAAATAGTTCACAAGGTGATTCATGTGACTCCAAGCTAAATCTCAGTATTCCTCTCAACTTTGACATAACCAAGCTCAATTGCCTTTCTGTTTGGAATGCTCAAGGATACATTCTTAGA TATTCTCAAACTTCTTCAAACATATGGAGCTTCATTCTCTCAGCTCCAAACCAAAATTCTTATATATCAATAGGGTTCTCTCCTAATGGAGGCATGGTAGGTTCAAGTGCAATTGTAGGGTGGATTTCATCCAATGGAGCTATTGGAGGCATGAAACAATATTATCTAGCAGGGTATGCACCAAATCAAGTGGTTCCAGATAGAGGCAACTTAGCAATTATTAACAATTCAACTTTGATCACATCACAATCGTCGCGTTTATACATGGTTTTCCAGCTACAAACTAATCAACCTTTATCGCGGTTGATCTATGCCGTCGGACCTAATGGAGTCTTCCCTACAGTTCCAAGTTTTGCTCTAATGCAGCACCAAGACAAAGTTTCTGTAACTGTTAATTATGCCACAG GTTCAAGTGTATTAGGAAACTCATATGTGAACCTAAAAAGAAGCCATGGAGTGTTAAATATATTGGGATGGGGTATATTTATCATAATGGGAGCAATAGTTGCTCGTTATTTCAAGGATTGGGAtcaattttggtttaatttcCATGCTTCAGTTCAATCATTGGGCTTTATACTTGGATTAATAGGTGTAATTACTGGGCTTATTCTCAATAATCAACTCAATGTTGATTTTAATCTTCACAAGGCTCTTGGAATCATCATTCTTGTTCTTGCTTGCCTCCAG GTAATGGCTTTTGTTGCTCGACCAAAAAAGGAATCAAAAGTGAGAAAGCATTGGAATTTATATCATCATAACATAGGGAGAATAGTAATTATATTAGCCATAGCCAACATTTTCTATGGAATCCATTTAGGCAAAGAAGGAAGTCAATGGATGGTAGCTTATGGAATTGTGCTTGCAATATTGCTCTCTATTGCAGTAATTTTTGAGATTGGACTGTGGAGTAAAGACTaa
- the LOC123885760 gene encoding cytochrome b561 and DOMON domain-containing protein At3g07570-like isoform X1: protein MKAPLQLLFIITFLGSFLRARPETDSCTSNLNLKAPTPFDTTNLHCLSVWDAQGFILRYVQTSTNIWSFILSTPDTNSYIAIGFSASGSMVGSSAIVGWVASRGASGGIKQYYLGGVTANQVVPDKGNLQVIGNSSFISLQSSRLYLVFQLETTEPLSWLILATGSTGLFPAAPNYSLTKHLDKFSTRIDYSKANNGSSQVNGNSSSQGDGNSSQGDSCDSKLNLSIPLNFDITKLNCLSVWNAQGYILRYSQTSSNIWSFILSAPNQNSYISIGFSPNGGMVGSSAIVGWISSNGAIGGMKQYYLAGYAPNQVVPDRGNLAIINNSTLITSQSSRLYMVFQLQTNQPLSRLIYAVGPNGVFPTVPSFALMQHQDKVSVTVNYATGSSVLGNSYVNLKRSHGVLNILGWGIFIIMGAIVARYFKDWDQFWFNFHASVQSLGFILGLIGVITGLILNNQLNVDFNLHKALGIIILVLACLQVMAFVARPKKESKVRKHWNLYHHNIGRIVIILAIANIFYGIHLGKEGSQWMVAYGIVLAILLSIAVIFEIGLWSKD from the exons ATGAAGGCACCTCTGCAGCTCCTCTTCATAATTACCTTTCTCGGTTCATTCCTCCGTGCAAGGCCAGAAACCGACTCTTGTACCAGCAATCTGAACCTCAAAGCTCCAACCCCTTTTGATACAACCAACCTCCACTGTCTTTCTGTATGGGATGCTCAAGGTTTCATCCTCAGG TATGTTCAGACTTCTACAAACATTTGGAGCTTCATTCTCTCAACTCCAGACACAAATTCTTACATAGCTATTGGATTTTCGGCCAGCGGCAGCATGGTAGGTTCAAGTGCAATTGTGGGGTGGGTGGCATCCAGAGGAGCTAGTGGAGGGATAAAGCAGTATTATCTCGGTGGGGTTACCGCAAATCAGGTAGTTCCTGATAAAGGAAACTTGCAGGTTATAGGCAATTCATCATTCATCAGTTTGCAATCTTCTCGTTTATATTTGGTGTTTCAGTTAGAAACTACTGAACCTTTGTCCTGGTTGATACTTGCCACTGGATCCACTGGTTTATTCCCCGCAGCACCAAATTATTCGCTAACAAAACACCTAGACAAGTTTTCCACAAGAATAGACTACTCAAAAG CAAACAATGGAAGTTCACAAGTGAATGGAAATTCTTCTTCACAAGGAGATGGAAATAGTTCACAAGGTGATTCATGTGACTCCAAGCTAAATCTCAGTATTCCTCTCAACTTTGACATAACCAAGCTCAATTGCCTTTCTGTTTGGAATGCTCAAGGATACATTCTTAGA TATTCTCAAACTTCTTCAAACATATGGAGCTTCATTCTCTCAGCTCCAAACCAAAATTCTTATATATCAATAGGGTTCTCTCCTAATGGAGGCATGGTAGGTTCAAGTGCAATTGTAGGGTGGATTTCATCCAATGGAGCTATTGGAGGCATGAAACAATATTATCTAGCAGGGTATGCACCAAATCAAGTGGTTCCAGATAGAGGCAACTTAGCAATTATTAACAATTCAACTTTGATCACATCACAATCGTCGCGTTTATACATGGTTTTCCAGCTACAAACTAATCAACCTTTATCGCGGTTGATCTATGCCGTCGGACCTAATGGAGTCTTCCCTACAGTTCCAAGTTTTGCTCTAATGCAGCACCAAGACAAAGTTTCTGTAACTGTTAATTATGCCACAG GTTCAAGTGTATTAGGAAACTCATATGTGAACCTAAAAAGAAGCCATGGAGTGTTAAATATATTGGGATGGGGTATATTTATCATAATGGGAGCAATAGTTGCTCGTTATTTCAAGGATTGGGAtcaattttggtttaatttcCATGCTTCAGTTCAATCATTGGGCTTTATACTTGGATTAATAGGTGTAATTACTGGGCTTATTCTCAATAATCAACTCAATGTTGATTTTAATCTTCACAAGGCTCTTGGAATCATCATTCTTGTTCTTGCTTGCCTCCAG GTAATGGCTTTTGTTGCTCGACCAAAAAAGGAATCAAAAGTGAGAAAGCATTGGAATTTATATCATCATAACATAGGGAGAATAGTAATTATATTAGCCATAGCCAACATTTTCTATGGAATCCATTTAGGCAAAGAAGGAAGTCAATGGATGGTAGCTTATGGAATTGTGCTTGCAATATTGCTCTCTATTGCAGTAATTTTTGAGATTGGACTGTGGAGTAAAGACTaa
- the LOC123886356 gene encoding polygalacturonase-like, with protein MVGSTAIVGWMPSSSEGGMKMYSLDGKSTKEVIIDKEELYMINASITPASTSLVYMIFVLKTTQPTTKLLFAIGPKCGFPNYPNYALFKHSDHISLVIDYSKAIGIGETLNIVDFGANPNGETDSTNEILTTWARACNSTIPTTIYVPIGRFLVGGSVVFKGRCNNKGITVIIDGTLVANFNYNFIGNEGSWLLFDDVEGVSIIGNGILDGQGTSLWDCKKSGKSCPIGATNLRFANSNNIVINGITSLNSQMFHIVIDRCNNVKVQGIKVTAAGNSPNTDGIHVQLSSSVTILSSNIATGDDCISIGPGTTNLWIENIACGPGHGISVGSLGKEFEEFGVQNVTVKTVKFIGTENGVRIKSWGRPSNGFARNIIFQHATMVNVQNPIVIDQNYCPNEKDCPGQASGVKISNIIFQDIHGSSATEVAVKLNCSPLNPCTGISLEDVMLTYKNQNAESLCNHAGGITSGVVQPNNCF; from the exons ATGGTTGGTTCTACGGCAATTGTAGGGTGGATGCCATCTTCAAGTGAAGGGGGAATGAAAATGTACTCACTTGatggaaaatcaacaaaagaagTGATTATTGACAAAGAAGAACTTTATATGATTAATGCTTCCATAACTCCAGCTAGCACTTCACTAGTGTACATGATTTTCGTATTGAAAACTACACAACCTACTACAAAATTGTTATTTGCAATTGGACCAAAGTGTGGATTTCCTAATTATCCAAACTATGCCTTGTTCAAACATAGTGATCACATATCATTGGTCATAGATTACTCAAAAG CCATTGGTATTGGGGAAACTCTAAATATAGTAGATTTTGGAGCCAACCCAAATGGTGAAACTGATTCCACAAATGAAATTCTTACTACATGGGCTAGGGCATGTAACTCAACAATACCAACCACTATTTATGTACCAATAGGAAGGTTCTTAGTTGGGGGTAGTGTAGTGTTTAAGGGGAGGTGCAATAACAAGGGCATCACGGTAATTATTGATGGTACACTAGTagcaaattttaattataattttattggaAATGAAGGGAGTTGGTTGCTTTTTGATGATGTTGAAGGAGTTTCAATTATTGGTAATGGTATTCTTGATGGTCAAGGCACAAGTTTGTGGGATTGTAAAAAGTCCGGCAAGAGTTGTCCAATTGGTGCTACG AACTTAAGATTTGCCAATTCCAACAACATTGTTATCAATGGGATAACCTCATTGAATAGCCAAATGTTCCACATAGTGATAGACAGATGCAATAATGTCAAAGTACAAGGAATTAAGGTAACAGCCGCAGGAAATAGTCCTAATACTGACGGTATTCATGTTCAACTATCATCAAGTGTCACCATCCTCAGTTCCAACATAGCTACTGGTGATGATTGCATCTCAATTGGACCAGGAACAACAAATTTGTGGATAGAAAACATAGCTTGTGGACCAGGACATGGAATTAG TGTTGGGAGTTTGGGAAAGGAATTTGAAGAGTTTGGTGTGCAAAACGTAACAGTTAAAACAGTGAAATTTATTGGAACTGAAAATGGTGTACGAATTAAGTCTTGGGGGAGGCCTAGCAATGGCTTTGCAAGAAACATTATTTTCCAACATGCTACCATGGTTAATGTTCAAAATCCTATTGTAATAGACCAAAATTATTGTCCTAATGAGAAGGATTGTCCTGGTCAG GCTTCAGGGGTTAAAATTAGCAACATTATTTTTCAAGATATTCATGGAAGTTCAGCAACAGAAGTAGCAGTTAAATTGAATTGTAGTCCATTAAATCCATGCACTGGAATAAGCTTGGAAGATGTGATGCTTACGTATAAAAACCAAAATGCTGAATCACTGTGTAATCATGCTGGAGGAATCACATCTGGTGTAGTTCAGCCCAACAATTGTTTCTAG